A genomic segment from Bacteroidota bacterium encodes:
- a CDS encoding 2-C-methyl-D-erythritol 2,4-cyclodiphosphate synthase, whose protein sequence is MKTRVGFGFDVHQLREQQDFWLGGIKIEHHKGAYGHSDADVLIHVICDALLGAANLRDIGFQFPDTASEFKGIDSKILLKKVVDLIREKGYEIGNIDSTICLQVPKINPHIPKMKSVLAAVMGIPEEAISIKATTTEKLGYVGREEGVSAYAVVLIEK, encoded by the coding sequence GTGAAAACTAGAGTTGGATTTGGCTTTGATGTACATCAATTAAGAGAGCAGCAGGATTTTTGGCTGGGAGGAATTAAAATAGAACATCACAAAGGAGCATATGGTCATTCCGATGCAGATGTGCTGATACATGTAATTTGTGATGCCTTATTAGGAGCTGCTAATTTGCGTGATATTGGTTTTCAATTTCCTGATACAGCATCTGAATTTAAAGGAATAGATAGTAAAATTCTATTGAAAAAAGTGGTTGACTTAATTCGTGAAAAAGGATATGAAATAGGAAATATTGATTCAACTATTTGCTTGCAGGTTCCTAAAATAAATCCACATATTCCTAAAATGAAATCGGTACTAGCAGCTGTTATGGGAATACCTGAAGAAGCTATCTCAATAAAAGCAACCACTACTGAAAAGCTTGGCTATGTAGGTCGAGAAGAAGGTGTAAGTGCTTATGCAGTGGTGTTGATTGAAAAATAA
- the porV gene encoding type IX secretion system outer membrane channel protein PorV has translation MVQNKLKGLAVMVGVTVSQLAFSQSSKLTTSQLSGQVNTVTTAVPFLMIGPDSRAGAMGDAGVATSPDANSIHWNPAKLAFIDKKFGMSLSYTPWLRNLVNDINLAYLTGYYKVGKDQTLAASLKYFSLGDITFTDITGTETGTFKPHESAFDLAYARKLSDNFSGGLAVRYISSDLTNGQTTTSGTTKVGRSVAADISVFYNNDKIELGDKKSVVNVGLNISNIGAKISYTETAQRDFIPINMRLGAGLKILADEYNTITFTVEAGKLLTPTAPLYAYDSTGAFLYDTDGNKKIEKGKDPNRGIVSGMLGSFNDAPGGGSEELKEVTLAGGLEYWYDNLLAIRAGYFNEAATKGNRKYFTLGVGVKYSAFGLDFSYLIPTVQNNPLQNTLRFTLLFNFDKKAASKDVPLEESN, from the coding sequence ATGGTACAAAATAAGCTCAAGGGATTAGCAGTAATGGTAGGTGTAACAGTTAGTCAGCTAGCCTTTTCCCAAAGCAGTAAATTAACCACCTCACAACTATCTGGTCAGGTGAACACCGTAACAACGGCTGTTCCTTTTTTAATGATTGGACCAGATTCAAGAGCAGGTGCAATGGGAGATGCAGGAGTTGCAACCTCTCCAGATGCAAATTCAATTCATTGGAATCCTGCAAAACTGGCGTTCATTGATAAAAAATTTGGGATGAGTTTATCTTATACTCCTTGGCTAAGAAATTTAGTAAATGACATCAATTTAGCCTACTTAACAGGATACTACAAAGTTGGTAAAGATCAAACGCTAGCTGCTTCTTTAAAGTATTTTTCTTTGGGAGATATCACTTTTACAGATATTACCGGAACAGAAACCGGTACGTTTAAACCGCATGAATCGGCATTTGATTTAGCTTATGCACGTAAATTATCTGATAATTTTTCGGGCGGATTAGCGGTTCGTTATATTTCTTCGGATTTAACCAACGGGCAAACAACTACAAGCGGTACAACCAAAGTAGGACGATCGGTTGCTGCAGATATTTCTGTATTTTATAACAATGATAAAATTGAGTTGGGTGATAAGAAAAGTGTGGTAAATGTGGGATTAAATATTTCGAATATTGGCGCCAAGATTTCCTATACCGAAACTGCTCAGCGTGATTTTATTCCAATTAACATGCGTTTGGGAGCGGGATTAAAAATTTTGGCTGACGAATACAATACAATAACATTTACTGTTGAAGCAGGTAAATTGCTTACTCCTACAGCTCCTTTGTACGCTTACGATAGCACCGGTGCTTTTCTATATGATACTGACGGAAATAAAAAAATTGAAAAAGGGAAGGATCCCAATAGAGGAATTGTTTCGGGAATGTTGGGTTCATTTAATGACGCTCCGGGTGGAGGAAGCGAAGAATTAAAAGAAGTTACACTTGCAGGAGGATTAGAATATTGGTATGACAATTTATTGGCTATACGTGCAGGATATTTTAATGAAGCTGCAACTAAAGGAAACAGAAAGTACTTTACACTTGGAGTTGGGGTTAAATACAGTGCTTTTGGATTGGATTTTTCCTACTTAATTCCAACCGTTCAAAATAACCCACTGCAAAATACCTTGCGTTTTACTTTGTTATTTAACTTCGATAAAAAGGCCGCCAGTAAAGACGTTCCTTTAGAAGAATCAAATTAA
- the porU gene encoding type IX secretion system sortase PorU, whose product MKPIYLTSITAYLISLTTFANFTKNYDLKWGAPKTEQVGASDKIQILSFDGASYSSELLPMLIETIDLPSSTNSFTVQISDIKTEALSEEEQKLLPKTSVIGTQVSTLYSLEYERKQPKAVISIIPLQKNESTGRIDKVVHFKLDIIPVSNGSQKKLSFTYAANSVLAQGDWFKIGVTNDGVYKLSYTFLKSLGIPVDSINPKHLQLYGNGGKMLSYNNSVFRYDDLQENAIELAGEADFKFDSTDYILFYGQGTTRWNYSAADHQFHHELNFYSDTNYYFLTYNANNGKRIQLQLSDNNPATHTITSFDDYAFHEQESVNFIKTGRNWYGENFGIVTNYSFPFNFPNIDLTKNVYLKADVMGQSAPSSTFSITCQNGALDLTPPAVNTSCYYCDYALPANGSISFQPNSANLTVDVNFSKSPGAISASGWLNYIELNARRYLAMTGSQLLFRDATSYGIGNIGEFYVSNITSTDKIWDVTDLTNVKLQVVNYNGTTGNFKLATDQLREFIAFTNSGYLTPHGVGRISNQNLHNFIGADMIIISHPLFLNEAQRLADFHKIHDTLSAVVVTPQEIYNEFSSGKQDISALKHFTKMFYDRATTASELPRYLLLFGDGSYDNKTRNTSTNSNFIPTYQSDNSTDPTKSYVTDDFYGLLDDTEGDGLAQLMDIGVGRFPAKTVSEAQAMVNKVINYETKTPLVIDGSNASINGDWKNVVCFVADDQDGNTHVSDAETISTFVDTNYRNINIDKIYFDAFKQMSTAGGQRYPDVTAAINQRIDNGALIMNYTGHGGETGWAHERVIDISTINDWGNVKKLPLFVTATCEFSRYDDPARTSAGEDVLLNPNGGGIGLLTTTRLVYSNPNFVLNYNFYKNAFKPIAGGMPRLGDIAKVTKNSSVSSASTNHRNFTLLGDPALKLAYPKESVVTSTLNTQSISVNADTVKALSKITITGYIQDINGAKMSSFNGLIYPTVFDKSKIVTTQGNDSDSPKKNFRLQKSIVYKGKVSVINGDFSFTFVVPKDIALNFGKGRLSYYADNGETDASGNNENFIIGGVSSAINSDNEGPQVQLYLNNDKFINGGITNENPVLYAKVQDDNGINTVGNGIGHDIVSMLDLSSDKTYVLNDYYQAELDSYQKGTIRYQLSNLAEGKHDLSLKVWDTYNNSSVARTEFVVSKSARLALQRIFNYPNPFTTSTNFYFQHNQADNGMNVQIQIFTVSGKLIKTIEQFVRTEGFTSESIHWDGLDDFGDKIGKGVYVYRLKAIDSTGGIADKFEKLVILN is encoded by the coding sequence ATGAAACCGATTTATCTAACCTCAATTACTGCCTATTTAATTTCGTTAACAACATTTGCCAATTTCACTAAAAACTATGATTTAAAGTGGGGAGCTCCTAAAACAGAACAAGTTGGCGCATCAGACAAAATTCAAATTTTAAGTTTTGATGGGGCAAGTTATAGCAGTGAATTATTGCCAATGCTAATTGAAACTATTGATTTGCCTTCTTCAACTAACTCATTTACTGTACAAATTTCAGATATTAAAACAGAGGCGCTGTCAGAAGAAGAACAAAAATTACTACCCAAAACAAGTGTTATTGGCACCCAAGTAAGTACTTTGTATAGTTTAGAGTATGAGCGCAAACAACCAAAAGCAGTAATTTCAATAATTCCATTGCAAAAAAATGAAAGTACAGGTAGAATTGATAAAGTAGTTCATTTTAAACTTGATATAATACCGGTGAGTAATGGCTCACAAAAAAAACTTTCATTTACTTATGCCGCTAATTCTGTTTTAGCTCAAGGTGATTGGTTTAAAATTGGAGTAACAAACGATGGTGTTTACAAACTAAGCTATACTTTTTTAAAAAGTTTGGGTATCCCGGTTGATTCAATTAATCCAAAACATTTACAGTTATATGGCAATGGTGGAAAAATGCTCAGTTATAACAATTCAGTATTTCGTTATGATGATTTACAGGAAAATGCCATTGAGTTGGCCGGCGAAGCCGATTTTAAGTTTGATAGCACCGATTATATTTTGTTTTATGGTCAAGGAACAACCCGTTGGAATTATTCAGCAGCCGATCATCAATTTCACCACGAGTTAAATTTTTACTCAGACACGAATTACTATTTCCTAACCTATAATGCTAATAACGGCAAGCGAATTCAACTTCAGTTATCCGATAATAATCCTGCCACACATACCATAACTAGTTTTGACGATTATGCTTTTCATGAACAGGAATCTGTTAACTTTATTAAAACTGGTAGAAATTGGTACGGTGAAAATTTTGGAATCGTTACTAATTATTCATTCCCTTTTAATTTCCCAAATATTGATTTAACCAAAAATGTATATCTAAAAGCTGATGTAATGGGTCAATCAGCTCCGAGTTCCACTTTTTCAATTACTTGCCAAAATGGAGCCCTTGATTTAACTCCTCCTGCTGTTAACACCTCTTGCTACTATTGCGATTATGCATTACCTGCGAATGGTAGCATTAGCTTTCAACCCAATTCAGCAAACCTTACTGTTGATGTTAATTTTAGTAAGTCACCAGGAGCAATTTCTGCAAGTGGTTGGTTAAATTATATTGAATTAAATGCACGAAGATATTTAGCCATGACAGGCAGCCAATTATTGTTTCGTGATGCTACATCCTATGGAATTGGAAACATTGGTGAATTTTATGTGAGCAATATAACAAGTACTGATAAAATTTGGGATGTTACTGATCTAACTAATGTAAAACTGCAGGTTGTAAATTATAATGGAACTACCGGTAATTTTAAATTAGCAACAGATCAATTAAGAGAATTTATTGCTTTTACAAATTCAGGATACTTAACTCCACATGGTGTAGGGAGAATATCCAACCAAAATTTACACAATTTTATTGGAGCTGATATGATTATTATAAGTCATCCTTTGTTTTTAAATGAAGCTCAAAGATTGGCCGATTTTCACAAAATACACGATACCTTATCAGCTGTAGTTGTAACCCCTCAAGAAATTTACAATGAATTTTCTTCTGGTAAACAAGACATTTCTGCTTTAAAACACTTCACAAAAATGTTTTATGACAGAGCGACCACTGCCTCTGAATTACCCAGATACTTATTGTTATTTGGTGATGGATCTTATGATAATAAAACAAGAAATACTTCCACCAATTCAAACTTTATCCCTACCTATCAATCTGATAATTCAACCGACCCTACAAAATCGTATGTTACGGATGACTTTTATGGCTTATTGGATGATACTGAAGGTGATGGTTTAGCTCAGTTAATGGATATTGGTGTGGGGCGTTTCCCTGCAAAAACTGTTTCAGAAGCACAAGCAATGGTAAATAAGGTGATTAATTATGAAACAAAAACACCCTTAGTGATTGACGGATCAAATGCCAGTATAAATGGCGATTGGAAAAATGTAGTTTGTTTTGTAGCCGATGATCAGGATGGCAATACACACGTATCGGACGCCGAAACCATTTCAACTTTTGTTGATACTAATTACCGAAACATCAATATTGATAAAATTTATTTTGATGCCTTTAAACAAATGTCTACTGCTGGAGGTCAGCGTTATCCGGATGTTACAGCGGCAATCAATCAACGCATTGATAATGGTGCTTTGATTATGAATTATACCGGACATGGTGGAGAAACCGGCTGGGCACATGAACGTGTGATTGATATTAGCACAATTAACGATTGGGGGAATGTGAAAAAGTTGCCTTTGTTTGTAACTGCAACCTGTGAGTTTAGTCGTTACGATGATCCAGCGCGAACTTCAGCCGGAGAGGATGTATTATTAAATCCTAACGGTGGTGGTATTGGACTATTAACTACCACCAGACTGGTGTATTCGAACCCAAATTTTGTATTGAATTATAACTTTTACAAAAATGCTTTTAAACCAATTGCAGGTGGAATGCCACGATTGGGAGACATTGCGAAGGTTACGAAAAATTCGAGCGTGTCATCAGCAAGCACCAATCACCGAAATTTTACCTTGTTGGGTGATCCTGCATTAAAATTGGCCTATCCTAAAGAATCAGTTGTAACCAGCACCTTAAACACACAAAGCATTTCGGTAAACGCCGATACTGTAAAGGCGCTAAGTAAAATTACGATTACCGGCTACATCCAAGATATTAACGGTGCTAAAATGAGCTCCTTTAACGGATTAATTTATCCTACCGTTTTTGATAAATCTAAAATAGTTACTACACAAGGCAATGATAGTGATAGTCCTAAAAAGAATTTTCGTTTACAAAAAAGCATAGTGTATAAGGGTAAAGTTAGTGTAATAAATGGTGACTTTAGTTTCACCTTTGTGGTTCCTAAAGACATCGCATTAAATTTCGGTAAAGGTCGATTAAGCTATTACGCCGACAATGGTGAAACGGATGCTAGCGGCAATAATGAGAATTTTATAATAGGCGGTGTATCTTCCGCTATTAACTCTGACAACGAAGGTCCACAGGTTCAATTATACCTCAATAACGACAAATTTATTAATGGTGGAATAACCAACGAAAATCCGGTTTTATATGCGAAGGTTCAAGACGATAATGGAATTAATACGGTGGGTAACGGTATTGGACATGATATAGTTAGTATGCTCGATTTAAGCAGCGATAAAACCTATGTTTTGAATGACTATTATCAAGCTGAATTGGATAGTTATCAAAAGGGAACGATTCGTTATCAACTGTCAAATTTAGCTGAAGGTAAACATGATTTAAGTTTAAAGGTATGGGACACCTATAATAATTCTTCGGTTGCGCGAACAGAGTTTGTTGTATCAAAATCGGCTCGTTTGGCATTGCAGCGAATTTTTAATTATCCTAATCCGTTTACAACTAGTACAAATTTTTATTTTCAGCACAATCAAGCAGATAATGGAATGAATGTACAGATTCAGATTTTTACGGTAAGTGGGAAATTGATAAAAACAATTGAGCAATTTGTGCGCACTGAAGGATTTACTTCAGAGTCGATTCATTGGGATGGTTTAGATGATTTTGGTGATAAAATTGGAAAGGGTGTTTATGTTTACCGCTTAAAAGCAATAGATTCAACAGGAGGTATAGCCGATAAGTTTGAAAAATTGGTGATCCTGAACTAA
- a CDS encoding type IX secretion system membrane protein PorP/SprF, translating into MKSKIWTKLSWIASVLFMSFSSLQAQDIAFSQFYANPLYLNPAFAGTAKCPRFVMHYRNEWPALYKTFISGSVSYDQHVAPISGGIGLLVTQDNAGDGSLKTTNASGIYSYQLNINRKLSLKAGIQATYFQKRLDFDKLRFGDQINDRSGFIYPTQEQADRTSRSGVDFSAGVLGYSKKYFFGFAAHHINQPDESFVKGPSRLPMKLTGHVGAVIPLNEDADMSVSPNILYQKQANFQQLNLGIYLKKSVFVIGFWYRNKDAFIALAGIQTRYFKFGYSYDVTISKLNNSTGGSHEISLAFQTDCKPKKKKFRTISCPVF; encoded by the coding sequence ATGAAAAGTAAAATTTGGACTAAATTAAGTTGGATAGCTAGTGTTTTATTCATGAGCTTCTCTTCCTTGCAAGCTCAGGATATAGCTTTTTCTCAGTTTTATGCTAACCCACTTTATTTAAATCCCGCCTTCGCAGGGACTGCTAAGTGCCCTCGATTTGTAATGCATTACCGTAATGAATGGCCGGCACTTTACAAAACATTTATTTCTGGAAGTGTTTCATATGATCAGCATGTAGCTCCAATTTCTGGTGGTATTGGACTTTTAGTTACACAAGATAATGCAGGTGATGGGTCTCTAAAAACAACGAATGCTAGTGGAATTTACTCGTACCAATTAAATATTAATCGTAAGCTTTCTTTAAAAGCCGGAATACAAGCTACCTATTTTCAGAAACGACTTGATTTTGACAAACTTCGATTTGGAGACCAAATTAACGATAGGAGTGGTTTCATTTATCCAACACAAGAACAAGCCGATCGGACTAGTAGGAGTGGTGTTGATTTTTCAGCAGGCGTTTTGGGATATAGTAAAAAATACTTTTTTGGTTTTGCTGCACACCACATCAATCAGCCTGACGAGTCTTTTGTAAAAGGACCTAGTCGATTGCCAATGAAACTAACCGGTCACGTAGGAGCAGTAATTCCTTTGAATGAAGATGCCGATATGTCGGTTTCTCCGAATATATTGTATCAAAAGCAAGCGAACTTTCAACAACTCAATTTAGGTATTTACCTTAAGAAAAGTGTTTTTGTAATTGGATTCTGGTATCGAAATAAGGATGCATTTATAGCTTTAGCCGGAATTCAAACACGTTATTTTAAATTTGGTTACAGCTATGATGTTACCATCTCAAAACTGAATAACTCAACCGGTGGCTCGCATGAAATTTCACTGGCCTTTCAAACAGATTGTAAACCTAAAAAGAAAAAGTTTCGTACAATAAGTTGTCCCGTATTTTAG
- the gldJ gene encoding gliding motility lipoprotein GldJ, protein MKQFKTTAILFTSVAVSIFLASCSSESSSTTGWEYNDPKNGGFEKIDYVEQETGPGLVLIEGGTFTMGRAEQDVTYDWNNVPRRVTVSSFYMDETEIKNIDYLEYLNWTRNVFSQDYPEVLKKALPDTLVWREKLAFNEPYVEYYLRHPAYQDYPVVGVNWLQATDYCSWRTDRVNEFIMVREGLLEFDPTNWLNDNYFNTDAYLAGQYEGQIRVNLPDPNPKGTGERKVRMEDGILLPRYRLPTEAEWEFSAYALIGNTELERIDSRKLYPWNGHYVRNDQEEYKGQMMANFKRGRGDNMGTSGALNDNADITAPVYSYWPNDYGLFNMAGNVSEWVMDVYRPLTNEDEQDFRAFRGNVFKTKVLDPSSETGGTPDTKLDSVVKDANGNISGLPGQIKYRNVELDKDNLAERRNYRRSDNINFLDGDIESQLANWSEPLDSSRAESLGMYEFAATSMINDKSHVFKGGSWKDRVYWMNPGTRRFLDERQSTAFIGFRCAMTRVGSPIGF, encoded by the coding sequence ATGAAACAATTTAAAACTACCGCTATCCTATTTACTTCGGTTGCTGTATCTATTTTTCTTGCCTCATGCTCAAGCGAATCAAGTAGCACAACTGGCTGGGAATACAACGACCCTAAGAATGGCGGATTCGAAAAAATTGATTACGTTGAACAGGAAACAGGTCCGGGGTTGGTACTTATTGAAGGAGGTACCTTTACAATGGGCCGTGCTGAGCAGGATGTTACCTACGATTGGAACAACGTTCCAAGAAGAGTAACGGTTTCTTCATTTTACATGGATGAAACAGAAATAAAAAATATTGATTACCTTGAATATTTAAACTGGACACGAAATGTGTTTAGCCAAGATTATCCCGAAGTACTTAAGAAGGCTTTACCGGATACTTTAGTTTGGAGAGAAAAATTAGCTTTCAATGAACCTTATGTTGAGTATTATTTAAGACATCCTGCTTACCAAGATTATCCGGTTGTTGGAGTAAACTGGTTACAAGCAACAGATTATTGTTCTTGGAGAACAGATCGTGTTAATGAATTCATTATGGTACGTGAAGGTCTTTTAGAATTTGACCCTACCAACTGGTTAAACGATAATTACTTTAATACCGATGCATATTTAGCAGGTCAATACGAAGGACAAATTCGTGTTAACCTACCAGATCCCAACCCAAAAGGTACAGGTGAACGTAAGGTAAGAATGGAAGATGGTATACTATTGCCAAGATACCGACTCCCGACCGAAGCTGAATGGGAATTCTCTGCTTATGCTTTAATTGGAAATACTGAACTTGAACGAATTGATAGTCGTAAATTATATCCATGGAATGGGCATTATGTGCGTAACGACCAAGAAGAATATAAAGGTCAGATGATGGCAAATTTCAAACGTGGACGTGGTGATAACATGGGTACTTCTGGCGCTTTAAATGACAATGCCGATATTACAGCACCGGTATATTCCTACTGGCCCAATGACTATGGTTTATTTAACATGGCAGGTAATGTGAGTGAATGGGTAATGGATGTATATCGCCCATTAACCAACGAAGATGAACAAGATTTTCGTGCATTTCGTGGAAACGTTTTCAAAACAAAGGTTCTTGATCCATCTAGTGAAACAGGTGGAACACCGGATACCAAATTGGATTCTGTTGTGAAAGACGCAAACGGAAACATCAGTGGTTTGCCCGGCCAAATTAAATACCGTAACGTTGAATTGGATAAGGATAATTTAGCAGAAAGAAGAAATTACCGTCGTTCCGACAATATTAATTTCCTCGATGGAGATATTGAATCTCAATTAGCTAACTGGTCTGAACCACTTGATTCTTCAAGAGCAGAAAGCTTAGGTATGTATGAGTTCGCAGCAACTTCAATGATTAACGATAAAAGCCACGTATTTAAAGGAGGTTCTTGGAAAGACCGTGTGTATTGGATGAATCCGGGCACAAGAAGATTTTTGGACGAAAGACAATCAACAGCATTTATTGGATTCCGTTGTGCTATGACACGAGTTGGAAGCCCTATTGGCTTTTAA